Genomic window (Vigna unguiculata cultivar IT97K-499-35 chromosome 10, ASM411807v1, whole genome shotgun sequence):
GAAAATATAGAATACATTTCGAAAAACCCTTTTACCTACTTAGATCTACATAAAAGTTAAGGTTCACATTGAATATGAATAGGGGAAAAAACGGGTTCATAAGATGATTTTgacatatttaaacatttttgaaGGAACAATGTTAATGCTTGTTACAGATAAATCATTATGAGAGGCTTTACAAAACAACATACTTTTTTCCTTTTCGAGTTTTTTTAAGGAATTGCTATCAACTGTAATTATCAACGATTTGAAAGTATAAACTTTCTCTTAAAAGACTAATGCGACAACCGGTGAAAAGATAATAATACCAGCTATTTTTCTGCAtgcttttgttattttatattttctttttgaaaattatgCACATGTAAAAAGGGTGGAATTGGACGGAGTTTAAATTCTCTATTGACTTTTCTGGTGTTGTTCTCTgttgagcattaaaaatatattgtattgatattttaaatatctttttaatatatttcaaaatgtcaaaattaataGTAATCAGTATATTGTGAAAACACACTAgaggaacaacacaaaaatacTCAACAGAAAGTCCAAATTCAATTGAACGGGAAACCAATGTTTTGATTGGTACCACTATTTTAaggaaataattatttcttttaaaattacattaactattaaaaaaatgtcaactaCTTAGACAGTCCTAATAAGTTTAACTATTTAGTATTTATATGtataatgttttcattttctaCAGTTCATTGTGTTAAAGTTGAGCTTAATATAAAGTAATTTGCAATAACACACTAACAAATTAgtttatagtaaaaattagtgtAAAATCTTCAGTGTTAGTTTATTCTTAATTAAACGTGTCTTTAACTACCAAcattatattgtaaaatattataacagCCATGACATTTTTATGCtgtaaaattacattttacaaaaataaacgcACCTGTTGAAGccaaaatacaataataagCCTAAGTTAGCCAGTATCATATCTAGACAGCTAAGAAACGCTTTAATTTATGCATGCTAATCTTGAAGACATACTCTTATAAATAAAGTCGAAAACACTGATCCGAACAGTGTAATCACCGAGTCCATGTACATTAATTTCTAtcatatattttgaagaaaacaaaaatatggaaGTAGGATAGAAGCACAATAAGAATCAAGGGGCTTAGGGAACTTCATGAGACTCACTAAAAGAGGCTTCCTTCACATATATGTTCTTATTTTATGGAGTTGCCACGTTTTCCTTTGCCTGTGGAGCAATTTCTTCTCCATCCTCAGATCCAGGTTCACTACCAGGAACTCCCAAGCTTAGCAGCACTTCCTCCCACTTCTTCGCAGGTCCCTATTTCCAAAACAGATTTACCAAGATTAAATTGAGAAATATAGTATGATAAGTAttagaagtgaactttaagcataactcaaccctacaaaaccaacttgtaaggtgaggtttgcaccgacttatatattgtgaattggtcttatctctagttgacgtgagacttccaacaataagtttatcttttttaatgcttattatgattttttgtgGTTGAATGTGTGAAAATTATTTGAGAATAAAGACAATGCACTTGATAGTGATGTCTAATATGAACTTATTTGGAAAGACTATGCAAACTAGTCTGTGCTTGACcactaaacttttttttatccacaAATGTTAGTTGTTAGTTTTTTGTTAGCAGGGAAGTTGAACCCATGACTTCTCTCATCCAAATCCATCAAATCAATGTATTTCTCTAAATTGTTAGCAGAAGGGATCAAACTCATGACCTTTTCTTCCCTTCCCTTTCATCTAACCACTAAGTCACCTTACCACTCTCAATCATTAGACTTAATCTATAGAAGTACCACTAATATAGTTCTGCCCTCACTCACCTTCCATGAAAGATCTTGAGCCATGCAATTCTGGATCATTTCTGTGAAAGCTGGAGTTCCGTAGACTGCAAGGGCCCTTGTGACAGTCTTTGCTATAGCATCCACATCAGCAGCATCCACAGCTTCACACTAGACATTGAAAAATAGGATAATGGTTAGTGCTTAGAACTTCATGAACTAATGGCACACTTGCAGATTATGAACTGATGAAAGATATTACCTCTACATTGAAGGAACCCATCTGAAATCCTGTGAAGCCTTCTTTAACAGTGTCAACTAATCCACCGGTTGAGGCAACAATAGGTACCTAGCACAGTGAAAagtaaaagttaaagaaaaatgtaaagTCTGGGAAATGTTACGGCTAGAAAGAACACTAGATATGAAGGATTGTCAAAGCAGGGATTATACTGTTCCATAGCGCATAGCTTGTAACTGAATGAGACCACAAGGCTCAAATCTGCTAGGAACCAATATAAAATCAGCACCAGCAATTATCATGTGGGCCAGGGGAACATTGAATTTTGCCACTCCTCTGGCCTTGTCAGGGTATGCAATTTCAAGTTCCTGAAGCTGTTTTTCCATTTGTTTTTTTCCTGTTCCCTAAGACAACAGCAAAAACACCCTTGAATGagatttcttgtttcttttcttaTGTTTGAAGGGTTAAGAAACTGTGtttactttctttctttctttcattttgattttatactTACTAGGGCTACCAGCTGAACATTCTCCTTGATAAATTGGGGAATGGCTTCTGCAAGAATATCTGAACCCTTTTGCTCTTCAAGCCTACCAATGAAACCAATGAGAGGAATATTTCTGTCCACCGGCAATCCAACTTCTGCTTGGAGGGCTTCTTTCAAAAGAGCCTTTGCTTCCAAAACCTAAGAAGGAGAATTTGTTATTTATTCATTTCTATTATGAGCCATGACACATTTAGAGATACTTTAACTCTTAAAAAAAGGTTCCTACTGTTGAAGCATCGTATTTGACGGCTATATACTTGTCACTGGATGGATTCCACTCCTGAACATCCATGCCATTCACAATTCCAATGAAACGATCTTCAATTTTGCGAAGGATGTTGTCCAGTTCCACACCTTTGTCTGGACCTGACAATAGTTCTTTAGCATAGTTTGGACTAACAGTTATCACAAACCATGATTCTATAATTCCAGCTTTCATCCAATTGATTTTCCTTCCAACCACTGGTTTAAGATGCCTGCAATATTAGAACAACATAAAGtggttaaattttttagttGTCTGCAACGGTTACATTTCAGAACTTATTATGAGCAACATACCCATCAATAAAGTCAAAGGAGCTTTTAAATTGGTCAGGGAGGTTTAGAAGTGCATAGTCTGCGAATGCAAATCTTCCTTGGTAAGCAATGTTGTGGATACATAGAGCAACCTGGTAATAGCAACAAccataaagaaaatttgaagaACTTGTAAGTTGATCATGTATAGAATAACAAGCCAGTGTGATTTAGACCTACTCGAGCATTCTTATAGATGCCTACTGACTGGTACATAGATTTCAAGTAACAGGGGATAAGGGCGGTGTGCCAATCGTTGGCGATGAAAACTACATCTTCAcctgcaaaagaaaaatttaaacatcATGCACAAAAGATCCTATGTTGTTGTGAGCTTTGAAGAACTTCATTCATGAACTTAGTCCATACCATATGGTCCAGAGAAATATTTACTGGAATTGAGATTGAGAACTCTTGGTGCTTCCAAAGCTGCCTGGAGATTAAttcaaagagaaaaaacaagGAAAGGGTAGACATTAGATGTATATGAGTTATTATAAAGAGCACATATCACTACTTTATCCATCATATAACTAACGCAACTCTGCAAGTAGCCTTCTTGCACTCAGAACTTCATATTACTACTTATAAACATGCTTCAAAGAGAATATTTACAGAGGCAAACTGCATGCATTTcttataatcaattaaaatgtGCAATACCACCATTGAAATGATATGATGGATAACAGTGAAACCCCCCTCCCAAGTTAAAAACGTGTATCTCAGTTAAAAATAGTAGTTTTATTATAATCTTTTCTGGTTAGAAGTAATAGTTTTCTACTGAAAACATTATAGAAACTGCAAATATCGAAAGGATACGATATTGAACCTGGCAAAATAGACTAAAACGTAGTTGGTTGTCTTCATAATCATCTCCTGTAGTTGGTCCATAAAGTTTGGTTCCGGTTTTCCCCCAGACCTGGAAGTTCAGTCACTAGTAATAAATATCTGAAAGCAAAACAGTATCACAGAAAGGTTAAGAAATATTCCAACCTTTGCAAGAAACAAAGGGTGATCCACAAAGACACGATCAACTCCCCTCTTATAGCAATGGAAGTAGCGAACCTTTTCAGTTCTATCCCCTACTTTCAGCTGCAATAAGCAGATCCCAATTGGGTTAAAACCTCTTCCATCAATACAAAATTGAAAAGTCAAGAACACACCTCAACCACAACACTTGTATCCCAGGCATCTTTGTATTGGTCATAACGTGGAGCGATAGTCATAACTCGATGTCCATAACCCTAGAGAAGGACTAGTTAGAGGGAATCTTGCTGACAAGAACTTCAAATATGgcaatcaataaaataataacattaagcTTACTGCTAATGCTGGTGGAAGACCTCCAAGAACATCTCCTAACCCACCAGTTTTGCTCCATGGACCCACCTCCGTTccaacaaaaatcaaattcatgCCACATATGATTACACCTTTAGGCTTGACATTCTTGCCTTGAAGTCCCTTCCTCTTAGCTTGTACTGAGTTGGTTTTGATTGGGGTCCTGTTAAGTAGCTCATCCACTGGGTTCAAAATTCTCAGTCCATTATGAGGATTGGTGTGCTTTAGAGATTTAAATCCCATTGCCACTGATTTAGACTCAAATGATGCAGTTGGTCCATGTTGGGCATGAGAATTTCCAGAGATCAAGTTACTTGAAGCAGTCAAAGTTGCCATTTTTGGTACCTACtctgaacaaaaaaaaagtttcttacTTCCTCAACTGAAATCATCTTGAAGCAACACATTTGTAATCAGTGTTACGAGTTCAAAGCTCTGAGCTTTTTCATATATTCAAGATGGTAGCATCATTGCAATGAAAAGGGAAAccatgtttttcaaaaaaactGTCTTGAATTATTAAGAACAACAAACACTTCAGAAAATGGCACATTAAACCAGGACCACTGAAAAAGGGGAAGAAAATGAGAGAAGGAACCAACTAACCAGGCAATGAAGCACACACAGAGAGTTTGGGAGAGAGACCTGACTGAAGAAATTTGATGGAGTTTGAATGACCAAGTTGCAAGGTTAATCAGAAGGACAAAGCATTGGAATGAAAAATTATCAGTGAATTATTGATTTGCTTCAAAACACTGCACTGGGAATGCAACATTTGTAGTGTAGTAGATTCCACGTGGCAACCATAGATTGATTCTGTGTACCTGCATGGCTTGGACACCTCAAATGATATTAGAGGCTTGCAGAGTTTTTGAGATTTCAGAAATTTTGTGGGGGCATGATACTATGAATAATTGGAATATGCCCTCGAGTAGACAAtgaaatcttaaaaaaaataagaattcttTTCGTGGGTTTATCATTAATAACATTTTAGacaacctttttttctttttgttaatgatTTCACGGGTTAAATCACTAACTCGTCATGTTCGTTGTCATTTTCCAAGTTGTGGTTTGAGAGTTTGTGTCCGTCAGTGCATCATGTGCAGAAAAAAATGTGTGCAACAACGAATCGTAAATTTAGATTAACTccatttacatttaaaataactttttaccTTGTCTTAATGAGTTACTGTgcatttttttgtgtgtgaatTTATCAACTGCCTACTTTTTAATTGAGATAGGTAAATGAAAAggtgataaataaataaaaggtttctttggattttaatttgtttatggGAGGATGTAAAgtgattcaattttttttcttcgacGGTGGAGAGCAAAGCTAAGCTTGAACACGAGTTGTGAAAG
Coding sequences:
- the LOC114167381 gene encoding granule-bound starch synthase 1, chloroplastic/amyloplastic-like, giving the protein MATLTASSNLISGNSHAQHGPTASFESKSVAMGFKSLKHTNPHNGLRILNPVDELLNRTPIKTNSVQAKRKGLQGKNVKPKGVIICGMNLIFVGTEVGPWSKTGGLGDVLGGLPPALAGYGHRVMTIAPRYDQYKDAWDTSVVVELKVGDRTEKVRYFHCYKRGVDRVFVDHPLFLAKVWGKTGTKLYGPTTGDDYEDNQLRFSLFCQAALEAPRVLNLNSSKYFSGPYGEDVVFIANDWHTALIPCYLKSMYQSVGIYKNARVALCIHNIAYQGRFAFADYALLNLPDQFKSSFDFIDGHLKPVVGRKINWMKAGIIESWFVITVSPNYAKELLSGPDKGVELDNILRKIEDRFIGIVNGMDVQEWNPSSDKYIAVKYDASTVLEAKALLKEALQAEVGLPVDRNIPLIGFIGRLEEQKGSDILAEAIPQFIKENVQLVALGTGKKQMEKQLQELEIAYPDKARGVAKFNVPLAHMIIAGADFILVPSRFEPCGLIQLQAMRYGTVPIVASTGGLVDTVKEGFTGFQMGSFNVECEAVDAADVDAIAKTVTRALAVYGTPAFTEMIQNCMAQDLSWKGPAKKWEEVLLSLGVPGSEPGSEDGEEIAPQAKENVATP